From one Magnolia sinica isolate HGM2019 chromosome 18, MsV1, whole genome shotgun sequence genomic stretch:
- the LOC131234035 gene encoding caffeic acid 3-O-methyltransferase-like: MASTVNQPTISNEEEECMFAMHLAHASVLPMTLKAVIELDVLEIIAKAGPGAHLSPSEIASQLPTQNPEAPTMLDRILRLLASYSVLTCSLLTHDDGSVERLYGLAPVCKFLVKNQDGVSIAPLVLMNQDKVLMESWYHLKDAVLDGGIPFNKAYGMTAFEYHGTDPRFNKVFNSGMSDHSTITMKKILETYKGFEELKEVVDVGGGTGAIINMIVSKYSHIKGINFDLPHVIADAPDYLGVNHVGGDMFVDVPSGDAIFMKWILHDWSDEYCATILKNCYKALPDYGKVIIAESILPVVPEPDPVARMVFGVDNIMLAHNPGGKERTEKEFEALAKGAGFASFKVLCCAYGSWVMEFLKV, from the exons ATGGCTTCAACTGTCAACCAGCCTACAATCTCTAACGAAGAAGAAGAGTGCATGTTCGCCATGCATCTGGCTCACGCATCGGTCCTGCCCATGACCTTGAAAGCGGTCATTGAGCTAGACGTGCTGGAGATCATAGCCAAAGCTGGCCCAGGGGCCCACCTTTCACCATCTGAGATAGCTTCTCAACTCCCCACACAGAACCCAGAGGCCCCCACCATGCTTGATCGGATCCTTAGGCTCTTGGCTAGCTACTCAGTCCTCACATGCTCCCTCCTAACCCATGATGATGGGAGTGTTGAGAGGCTGTATGGACTGGCACCTGTGTGCAAGTTCCTTGTAAAGAACCAAGATGGAGTGTCCATAGCGCCTTTGGTGCTCATGAACCAAGATAAGGTGCTCATGGAAAGCTG GTATCACTTAAAAGATGCAGTTCTAGATGGCGGTATCCCCTTCAACAAAGCCTATGGAATGACTGCATTTGAGTACCATGGCACGGATCCCAGGTTCAACAAGGTTTTTAACAGCGGCATGTCTGACCACTCTACCATAACCATGAAGAAGATTCTAGAAACATACAAGGGATTTGAAGAGCTGAAGGAGGTGGTTGATGTGGGTGGTGGGACAGGGGCCATCATCAACATGATCGTCTCTAAATACTCACATATCAAGGGTATCAATTTCGATTTGCCACATGTCATTGCCGATGCACCCGACTATCTTG GTGTGAATCACGTTGGAGGGGATATGTTTGTAGACGTCCCAAGCGGAGATGCTATTTTCATGAAG TGGATACTCCATGATTGGAGTGACGAGTACTGTGCGACGATTCTGAAGAACTGCTACAAAGCGTTGCCAGACTACGGGAAGGTTATTATCGCCGAGTCAATTCTTCCAGTGGTCCCAGAACCTGACCCCGTGGCCCGTATGGTCTTCGGTGTAGACAATATCATGTTGGCCCACAATCCAGGAGGAAAGGAGAGGACGGAGAAGGAGTTCGAGGCCTTGGCAAAGGGAGCTGGGTTCGCTAGTTTTAAAGTCTTGTGTTGCGCTTATGGCTCTTGGGTCATGGAGTTCTTGAAGGTGTGA